Part of the Nicotiana sylvestris chromosome 2, ASM39365v2, whole genome shotgun sequence genome, AGAAACATTTGTCTATAAAATTTGGCAAAATGCACAGAAACTACCGGAGACATGATCCAAGCCCATTAAAAGAAAAACATAAGAAGAGTCTGATAATGACTTTAACGGGCCTTAAGAAAGAAACTTAAGTGATCGATGGATATCTGATTAACACTTTTCTTTTATTGTTATCTTGTCAACATATTTTATTTAAACACTTTAATTAAAGCATGTTCCAATCAAGGACCTGAGTATTTAATATAAACTGTCATATTTTCAAATCTCTAAGTGCCAGCCCATCTCACTTGATGACAGAGGTGCACATGTTTAATGTGAAATTGGTGAAACAGACAAATTTATTCATTGCACTTCTGATATGGGTTTCTGCTTCTCTTATTAATCTAACACTCACCAACATTTGCAATTTAGCACTCCAtcactttttaattaattaatactaCTAGTTAATTAGGCACCCCATACAAATAGGCAGGTGCATTGCAATAATCGGCACGTGCCTCCCTTATAATAATGAGTCACCTTACGATTAGAGGCGGAACCATGATTTTAAGCTTATGGGTTCGGGATTCTAGCTCTTTTAAGTTACTGGAATTTGTATATATTTCATGAATTTCACAAGACAAATACAGAGTCTGCTCAAAAACTATTGGGTTCGACCGAACCCGTAAGCGTAAGGTTAGCTCCACCCCTGCTTACGATTGTCATTTCATGTTGTAAAATATACATGCATAGTTAACTTATATATCTTAGACTTGAGGAGGATCGTTGTTTTCAGTCGCCCAATGtttgttatatatttttttaattagtgTTAGGATTAATTTGCAcgtatttttaaatattttatcaGATATCTACTACTAATTTCTTACTATCACAAAAATCGGGTAATTCTATCACTAAAGTTTATGCAACAGTTTGTTCTATTTATAGAGGGTATTTATTAATCTTAATGTGAAATGAAACCTTCGTTAAACCGTGCCGTGTCCGCAGGAATTGACAACGTTAGCTCAGTGTCAAATAACATAATTCCATCAAATAACAGTTATTCCGTCAAATAACTGTTATGCAAATAGTCGTCCAATGGACTAATTCGTAATGTGTTAAGAGACGTGTGTTTTCGTTTTGATTATCAAAAGATAATAGTAACAAAAAACAACTGTCTTTTGGTTCGTTAGAGTCAAAAGTTGAATGCCATTCATATAGTCATTCaatgaaacaaaatgaaaaaaatgtatTTTGTTTATCTATAATCGTGATGCCCGAATTATTTTCTAATCCCACTAGTCGGCTTAACTCACTTCATTAACGACTAGGCTATATATTATTACACGATGAAGAAAAATTCTATAAATGTGATATAAGTTTCAGTATAAAAGGAGTTAATTTTAAGATGACTCCATCTTTCAGTGATAAGGAGAGAGTGTAATAAATCAACTTACATAGTTTACGTTTAAGCATTTTACGTTTACGACAAGTAGTCatttttcaattatttttagTGAGATTAACATACAGTCTTGACATTATCACAGCAGGCAGTACTGTACTTTTTAAATGAAATATGgctaatttttattttctctccaATTTGACAAACTTAGTGAATCTTCTTCCTACAAATGTTAGAGTCTGCCCATTCTGAACATTATACCTCAACTTTGATGTTTTGCATGAATCTTTCTGTAAGAGCCCAGCtcgctagtgatattgtccgctctgACCTAGGTCCTCATGAGTTTAAAACGTGTCACTAGTGTCTAAGGCTCGTTAACTTATATACTCAGAATCCCTATTGTGTTTTGCCGATGTGGGACTCTGTCTAAAGTGTGGGGTGTTACACTTTCGGCAGCTGAATCCACCATTTTTCAATAGAAAAGCAAATGAAAAGAGTAAAATGAACTGAAGGAAATAAGCATTAAGCAATTTACCTTTAGCTTAAAGTAAACTAAATGAAGCTTATCTACTTTatttatttcttcttattttgatTCTTAACTTTTTTAGATAAAAATAACAATGGAAATTTGAAACAAAAACTTTGTTTCTTTGATAATTATCATATTACAAAAACTCCTGAATCTCAAGATGGCGAAGACTCGCATGTAACCATGATTCAGCAGCTCTTTTTTAGCATTCTAAAATTAAAAGTATTTATAGTAACCTGCAATGGAATATAATAGCTGCAATTGGATACAATTATGTTTTGATAGATATCTATGAATGCTGGACCACTTAGGTTGATTTTTCTGGGTTTTTCGTCTAGTGTTCGATATTCGTGTTTGGGCCTAACTAAATTGGATTCGCGCCGAAAAATCTCACATAATAAAGACGACTGACTCCATTTTATGGCTCAAACTCGAGACCTATTAAGAATAAATGAGAACTCACCACAATTGTTGGACCACTTGGTTGCTAGGGATTTTAGAACTAGAACTAGTAAGACGACAAATAAAAATTAGTGGTAAGGTTTTGGGTTCGTTTAGATTGAATTTTTCAAGTAAATGGCCGAGAGTTTACAACCAGGTATTTTTATGTCAGTAAGCGGATGGCAAATCCGTAAATAAGGCAAATAGCAAGGGCATAGGGTCAGTCAATTCACAAGCCAACAAAAACACGAAAACGAATTGGGTGGGCAGAAAGATGAGGCGGAGAGAGAATCGAAGGAAGACGTGAGAACTTCACTTCGCCGGCCACACAAAGAAGAGAAATCTCCGTTTTTAATGGCTGCCTCTACAGCTAGGGTTTTTCTTACATCACGCCTTACAGACCTCTCACTGAAGCCACATCAACATCTTCCTCACCCACCCCCTCCTTTTACCAACCACCTCCTCATCCGCCCGTTGCTTCCTTCTATTTCCGCTTCCGGTAGACGGCGTTCTTCTATCAACTGCCTTATTTCCGGCGTTGATGGCGGCGGTGTTTCTGACGACTTCGTTTCCACCAGGAAATCCGACGGCTTCGGCAGCGAATTCTCCGTTATTGCTAATATGCTTAAGCGAATTGAACCGTTGGATACTTCTGTTATATCTAAAGGCGTTTCGGATTCTGCTAAGGACTCTATGAAGCAGACGATTTCTACTATGTTAGGCTTGCTCCCCTCCGATCAATTCTCCGTCACCGTTCACTTCTCCAAACGCCCTCTCGATCGCCTCATTGTTTCTTCCATAATTACCGGGTACCTTAATCTCTTAATTTAATTTAGGCTAAAACTTAAAAGTGTAATTAGtaatttctcaaaattttggatCAATTTGCTGTAGGTATACGTTGTGGAATGCGGAGTACAGGATATCATTGATGAGGAATTTTGATATTCCGTCAGATAATTTGAAAGGCTTGAACTTGGCGGAGGAGAATGTGAATTTAGGGTTGAAGAGTGAGGAGAAAAGTGAAAATATGTCTCCTGCAGTTTCAGAAAGAATAAATGCTCAAGCTCTTGGGGATTTATCTCCTGAAGCTTTGAGCTATATTCAGCAATTAGAAGAAGAGCTCTCATCTGTTAAACAGGTGATATTCTTTCACTTTGAAATCTGTAAAAACTACTggctgtgtttgtttatttgtgaATTATTGGCTAGTCCTTTCATACAGAAGACTATTCATAATTCATTGTTTAAGTGACACTATGGTCATTCTACTACCAAGAGTAGTCCTAACCGAAAGATATTGGATGCTTTCTTGAGTGCAAAGCTTAAGTTGTAAGAAATCCTAGATGCTTTACACATTTGTTAGTCAAATATGTAGATTTTCTTGACCTTTTGCTCTCAAAGTTGACATATTTAATCATCTTACTACCAATCATGAATTAGTGGATGCACCAAAGAAGTTGATCTGCTGACATGGGTGGATTAATGTTACAAGAAGTTACATTTGCCACAGGTTATTATACATAATTATCCAGAAATTTCAGTTGTGTGTGAGTCAAATAAAATCAAACTGCTGGAAGAAGAATGTTTAAGCCTGCTTTCTGCAGTTCATTCTTCAAGCATGAACTTGTGATCATAGAATAAGGTTCAGTTGCAAAACCATTTTGATAATTTTATTTAGGCTCTATGATCTGGTCCTTGGATTATTGATAGACAACTTGCATGTTTGAGTGGCAAATTAGGATATTATAGCTTTAACCATGGCTAGAGTTCTCCACTTCTTCACCGTTTTTCCTTTATGTTGTTTTTACAAATATGTTGTGGTGAGTTTGTTGCTACTTGCTTAGCAAAAAACTTACTT contains:
- the LOC104221989 gene encoding uncharacterized protein, with the translated sequence MAASTARVFLTSRLTDLSLKPHQHLPHPPPPFTNHLLIRPLLPSISASGRRRSSINCLISGVDGGGVSDDFVSTRKSDGFGSEFSVIANMLKRIEPLDTSVISKGVSDSAKDSMKQTISTMLGLLPSDQFSVTVHFSKRPLDRLIVSSIITGYTLWNAEYRISLMRNFDIPSDNLKGLNLAEENVNLGLKSEEKSENMSPAVSERINAQALGDLSPEALSYIQQLEEELSSVKQELQSQQQENLQMEYINESNNDLLEYLRSLESDMVTELSRPSSFEVEEIIKQLAQNILQRFFTEDDVTNEEDPNLSGAKNYQSNDTEFCDSTGTSRDYLAKLLFWCMLLGHHLRGLENRLHLSCVVGLL